DNA sequence from the Armigeres subalbatus isolate Guangzhou_Male chromosome 1, GZ_Asu_2, whole genome shotgun sequence genome:
ccaggaattcctccggaagttcctccaggaattcctccggaagttcctccaggaattcctccggaagttcctccaggaattcctccggaagttcctccaggaattcctccggaagttcctccaggaattcctccggaagttcctccaggaattcctccggaagttcctccaggaattcctccggaagttcctccaggaattcctccggaagttcctccaggaattcctccggaagttcctccaggaattcctccggaagttcctccaggaattcctccggaagttcctccaagaattccttcggaagttcctccaggaattcctccggaagttcctccaggaattcctccggaagttcctccaggaattcctccggaagttcctccaggaattcctccggaagttcctccaggaattcctccggaagttcctccaggaattcctccggaagttcctccaggaattcctccggaagttcctccaggaattcctccggaagttcctccaggaattccttcggaagttcctccaggaattcctccggaagttcctccaggaattcctccggaagttcctccaggacttcctccggaagttcctccaggaattcctccggaagttcctccaggaattcctccggaagttcctccaggaattcctccggaagttcctccaggaattcctccggaagttcctccaggaattcctccggaagttcctcctagaattcctccggaagttcctcctggaattcctccggaagttcctccaggaattcctccggaagttcctccaggaattcctccggaagttcctccaggaattcctccggaagttcctccaggaattcctccggaagttcctccaggaattcctccggaagttcctccaggaattcctccggaagttcctccaggaattcctccggaagttcctacaggaattcctccggaagttcctccaggaattcctccggaagttcctccaggaattcctccggaagtttctccaggaattcctccggaagttcctccaggaattcctccggaagttcctccaggaattcctccggaagttcctccaggaattcctccggaagttcctccaggaattcctccggaagttcctccaggaattcctccggaagttcctccaggaattcctccggaagttcctccaggaatatctccggaagttcctccaggaattcctccggaagttcctccaggaattcctccggaagttcctccaggaattcctccggaagttcctgcaggaattcctccggaagttcctccaggaattcctccggaagttcctccaggaattcctccggaagttcctccaggaattcctccggaagttcctccaggaattcctccggaagttcctccaggaattcctccggaagttcctccaggaattccttcggaagttcctccaggaattccttcggaagttcctccaggaattccttcggaagttcctccaggaattccttcttgaagttcctctaggaattccttcggaagttcctctaggaattccttcggaagttgctctaagaattccttcggaagttcctctaggaattcctccggaagttcttctaagaattccttcggaagttcctctaggaattcctccggaagttcctccggaagttcctccaggaattcctccggaagctccactaggaattcctctaataattcctccggaagttcctctaggaattcctccggaagttcctccaggaattcctccggaagttcctccaggaattcgtccggaagttcctccaggaattcctccggaagttcctccaggaattcctccggaagttcctccaggaattcctccggaagttcctccaggaattcctccggaagttcctccaggaattcctccggaagttcctccaggaattcctccggagttcctccaggaattcctccggaagttcctccaggaattcctccggaagttcctccaggaattcctccggaagttcctccaggaattcctccggaagttcctccaggaattcctccggaagttcctccaggaattccttcggaagttcctccaggaattccttcggaagttcctccaggaattccttcggaagttcctccaggaattccttcttgaagttcctctaggaattccttcggaagttcctctaggaattccttcggaagttgctctaagaattccttcggaagttcctctaggaattcctccggaagttcttctaagaattccttcggaagttcctctaggaattcctccggaagttcctccaggaattcctccggaagctccactaggaattcctctaataattcctccggaagttcctctaggaattcctccggaagttcctccaggaattcctccggaagttcctccaggaattcgtccggaagttcctccaggaattcctccggaagttcctccaggaattcctccggaagttcctccaggaattcctccggaagttcctccaggaattcctccggaagttcctccaggaattcctccggaagttcctccaggaattcctccggaagttcctccaggaattcctccggaagttcctccaggaattcctccggaagttcctccaggaattcctccggaagttcttccaggaattcctccggaagttcctccaggaattcctccggaagttcctccaggaattcctccggaagttcctctaagaattcctccggaagttcctctaggagttcctacggaagttcctctaggaattccttcggaagttcctccaggaattccttcttgaagttcctccaggaattccttcttgaagttcctccaggaattccttcggaagttcctccaggaattccttcggaagttcctctaggaattccttcggaagttcctctaggaattccttcggaagttcctctaggaattccttcggaagttcctctaggaattccttcggaagttcctctaagaattccttcggaagttcctctaggaattcctccggaagttcctctaggaattcctccggaagttcctctaggaattcctccggaagttcctctaagaattccttcggatgttcctctaagaattccttcggaagttcctctaggaattcctccggaagttcctccaggaattcctctagcaatttctccggaagttcctctaggaattcctccgaaagttcctctaggaattcctccggaagttcctccaggaattcctccggaagttcctccaggaattcctccggaagttcctccaggaattcctccggaagttcctccaggaattcctccggaagttcctccgggaattcctccggaagttcctccagaaattcttccaggaggttcctccagaaattcctccagaaattcctccaggaggttcctccagaaattcctccaggaggttcttccatgaattgctcaggaagttcctctaggatttgcTCCGGCCAATCCTCCAAGGATTGCTCCGGACgttcttccagggatttctccggaagttcctccaggatttcccccaaaagttcctccaggaattcctccggaagttcctcaaggaattccaacggaagttcctccagaaattcctccagaaggtacctccagaaattcctccaggaggttcttttaggaattcctccaggaggatcttccaggaattcctctaggaggttcttccaggaattcatccggaagttcttccaggaattgctccggaagctcctccaggaattgctctggacaatcctccagggattgctccggacgttcctccagggatttttccggaagttcctccaggatttcctccggaagttcctctgcaagttcttctaggagttcctccggaagttcctgtaggaattctttctgaagttCCTGCAAgagctccttcggaagttcttccaaaagtGCCTCCAacgatttccttcgaaaattcttgcaTTAAACACTTCACCAATACCTCCTTGTGTTTTCCCAGGAACTGCTCCGTAAATTGTTCCAGAACCTCCAAGATTAGCTCAGAAAGTTTTTGcaggtattcctccgaaaaaattttcaagaaattttccgaaattcctgcagaaaattattttaaattccaaaaattccacTAGCAGTTACTCTTGAAACTTCTTCGTGATCTCCTGcacttcgagaatttcttttaaaactcATGTGATATTCCTCAAAAGCCacctaaatttatttatttatttattcagactaaggccgaagtggcctgtgcggtatataagagtcttcgcCTAAAGCCACCTAAAGCCTTCCGTAAATGTCCTCATTGGGCTTCCACCGGAACCGGCTCCAGGTTGGCCACCTGAGGGTTGGAGGTACTCAGCATGAGTTCCATTCGCTTATTTGTGAAAAATCCTAAACTTTGAGCCGTCGAATGGCACCAATATGCTCAATTCCGTAAATGTCGTCTTCGGACtcccaccggaaccggctcCAGGTTGACCACCTGAAGGTGACCATTCGGAAATACTTAGCATGAGTTCCATTCGCTAATTTGTGAAAAATCCCTAATTTTAAGCTATCAAACGGCACCAATATGTTTAATTCCGTAAATGTTCTCTTTAGGCTCCTACCGGAACCGGCTCCAGGTTTATCACGTGAAGTTGACCAAACTCACATGGAAGTACTTGGCATGACATCCAATCGCTTATTCGTGAAAAATCCCGAATTTTATGCCGTCGGACGGCACCAATATGTTCAATTCCGTAAATGTCCTCATTGGGCTCAATGTTGGTGATCGGTTTGAACCCGAGTTGCCCAGGAAccctgaaaatatcattcccattatTGCTTTATGGAATCATTAAGTTGAAGGTGTCACATGACCTGATTTGTCTTTAGTTTGTAAATGACCACTTTTTCCGGGACAActtaccccaacggaatctggaataattcttgaaCCGTACTTGAACCAatattgggatccatccggatgcaGTGCAAGTTGCGCCAAGGAAtcgcagttttaattttttaaagacGTCAGGAACGGAAAGGTTAAGAAGTGTTGCCTTCCCGCTTTCGTGAGCTTCATTGTGAAACAACAGTTTTGAACTTTCGAACaagtaaaatcatcctcaaaaTGACTTTCATACATTGTATTGGACACTCAATATAGAGAATAGACCATTTCAAAAACTCCACTTTATTATCAGAGAACAGTAATGCATTCAAACCGTATTTTAACAACCACAACCAGCACCGTACAGGACAATGAAATCGAGATTGTTGTACACCTTGCTGAAAACCGATAACTGATTTGTTTCTCCACAGCCTTGACCTGGGACATCAATGGCCACACCCAGCAGTGTGAGAACTGTGGCGTCGGTTCGCGATGGGTACATCAGAGCAGCTCCGTCGTCGCCCTAGACAAAAACATCATTGTGTAACCATTTCTGATCCAGAATAGATAGAAATACATACCTTGCAGGTGGCCTTAATTGCCGCAGTTGGTGCCGGTTTGACCACCCCGCCGCAAAGATTGTTAGTGGTCAGGTTCGAATTCGACAGCTGGCACTCTCGATCGGTGTAAAGTGGGATGGACACTTCTCGAGGGGTATCCGACGTTTGGCCCGTGAGGGTTTGAGCTCCCCATCCTATGAGACTTCCACTGGTCCCTCCGATTGAGTCGTAATACTTTGGCAGACAGATAGGCATAAATGTGCTGGTCAAGGTTACGGGAGTGGCCAGACGAATAATGCCTATGTTGAAGTCGTAAATATTGGCAGGATTGTATAGTTTAGGAGTGAATACATTAATCGCATTCCTCTCAAGCCGTTGCTCGGTGGTGGAACTTTTGTCGAAAACGTTGAACAGGACAGTCACAGCTGAGTAGATGGGAATGGTTCTGATGATGGTGGCAGTGGTGATTACAGCCCGATCATTGATCAGAGTTCCTTGGCCAATATCGGTACCGAAGTATAGAATGCGGGCAGTCCAGGGGTACGTATTGGTTGGGCTTAGTAGCGTTCCTCCAGCGACGCGAGCTTCTGGGTTAGTTTTTCCGCAGCTAGGAGTACAATCTGGGCACATCAATGGAAGTGGCGCTGGGTTCACATTGTTATTGGTTGAAGAAAGCAAATTCGAAGGCAACAAAAGATTATTGACGTTGTTCCAGTTCAGAATATTTTGGGAAATTGTGCTGAGGATGCCTTCATCATTGGAAATTATGGGAATGTTAGCTTCAAGTTGTGAACCGATTCCTTGCAGTTGACCTTGGATTGCGCTTGGTTTCAGTGCGTCCACGATTTGGTTGAAAGTCTCGGACGATATATTCGGAATCAAACCTGAGGTCGCGTTTGAGAGACTTGTAGAGATTGTTTGGAATGGTGCCAAAAAGATCGGGTCGTTCGAAGCACCTGTTGTTGTTGTAGAAGTTGAACTGCTTGTGTCAGTAGAAGATTCAGTTGTTGTGGTTGTGGTTTCGTTGATTATTGATGCGTTCAGTAAAGTCTCTAGTTGGTTTTGAAGTGCCGTAAGGATAGTTGAATTATCCAACGATAAGTTGATTGCGGACGTGTTACTTATTGATGCATTCAGTAAAGTCTGTAGTTGGTTTTGAAGTGCTGTTAGGATCGTAGAATTGTCCACCGATAAGTTGATTGTGGATGTGTTACTTATTGATGAGTTTAGTAAAGTTTCTAGTTGGTTTTGAAGCGCTGTAAGGATCGTAGAATTATTCACCGATAAATTGGATTCCGCGATAGCATTGGTTACATTTGAAATACCGCCAGTGATTTGCGCTCCAACACTTCCAATTTGCGATGTTATTACACTTAGTGGGTCCGACCCTGATGAGCTGGCACTGTTGATGGAATCCGTTATGGAATTAGAGACATTTGTAAGTGCCGTTAGGATCGTAGAATTATCCACCGAAAGGTTGGACCCTGCGATAGCATTGGTTACATTTGTGATGCCGCTAGTGACCTGCGTTCCAACACTTCCAATTTGCGATGCTATGACACTTAGTGGGTCCGTAGACCCTGAAGAGCTGGCACTGTTAATAGATTCCGTTATGGAACTGGAAGCATTTGCAAAACCGGCAGCTGCCTGTGCACTTGCATTTTGAAATTGGGTTGCCAAACTACCCAAAGCAGAAGATGCAGAATTGACGATCTGCGAAAATATAGAGTCCTGTGAAACACCTGATGGTTTGCTATCTGATTGTTGATTGATGGCATTGGTTGTATTAATCCCTAAACTATTGATCAATTGTAGCAGCTGATTTTGTATTTCAGATCCTGTAGTTATTGTACTGATGTTCGCTGCGTTCGGGATAGCTCCTGTTAACTGATTTGTTACGTTTTGAACTTGTGAGCCAATGGGCTGTAGCAAATTGATTCCCGAACTCGTTGCATTGGTGGCTGCGTTGCTGAGCTGAGATCCAATTTGTTGAAATATGCTATCTTGGGATACAACTTTTGTAGGTGAATCCGACTGACTGGTACTGGAGTTAATCGCTGTTCCCAATGAGTTAATCAGTTGTAATAACTGGCTTTGAAGACTTGCATTAATGTCACTATTACTTGTTATAGAATTGGTTGCATTCGAGAATCCTTCTGCAACTTGGTTCGTCACATTAGAAAATCCAGTAGCTATCTGGGAGGTTATATTCTGTATTTGCTGTCCACTGTTGCTTTCTAGTGCGTTTGCGATCTGAGTCCCCAATAACTGAAGTAAACTGTCTTGCGACACTTCGGGAGGCAATTGACGCACAAATCGTTCGGCTGGAATTACATTTAAGGAACTATCATTGATCTCGTATTCAACAGCATCTGAAGAACTTTGTAGTGTCTGCATTGATTTCAACATTCCGAGTAGGGGCGAGTTAGCAGAGATGTTGGCTTCAGTATCTGGAGTTCCCTTTAACGAtcgtatttttgatttttcctCGTACTTTATAGCTTCATCACCATTAATTTCAGTTTTATGATTCAcatttatcacatttttatccatccgaaacatttttttcaacatgGATCCATCGTTTTCCAAATTCAACTGAATATCACTAACGTGGCATTTGACATCTATGAACAGTCCATTTAAAATTACTAAAGTTATAATAAATTCTCTTCTACTAGATCCCATATTTTAAGGGGAAAGAACCACCAAACTTTGTTAGCACTTCCGCACAGCGACACGGCCTCTTTTAAATTGCAATGAATCCGAATTTGGCAATTGCATTGCCTTTTTATGTGCTTTCATCGTTCAACCTGGAAGCCCAGGATGATGCTGCGAGAAAGTGTCCAAAAGATGGAAACGAAATGCGTAACGAAGAAGCACTACACGAAATATAGAACGCAACCGAAAAACTAAacctgtttgaagggaccagtTCCTgataaaataaatgcaaatgcATTGACTCGGCAGACATGGCAGACATTGATTGAAAGCGGAACGCGACCAAAAGATATTTGAAACTCATCTTGCAGAATGTTGACATGTCCTTTCGGTGCGAATTTTTAAATGTTGCTTAATAAACGTTTAATAAAAGTTTAACCGCAATTTATTCATTTCTGATTCTAAATAAGCATCAAATTCTttctgaaaatatgtttctctaTCCCACTGCGACATTGCGGCTTCGTGTTCATTATGATCTTCTATAGTTATTGCCTgtgaagtttctaagccaaattgcCATTTTTGAGGCTAACACGAAAGTACtctatgcccaggaaagtctaGAAAATTTCGAACTTGAAAATTTCCTAGGTCGAACCGGGAATTGAACTCAGCCCTCTTTGCAGCTGCGTattttaccgctaggctaaggagagccACATATTATAAACATCATAATATAAACAAGAGAAAAAATTATTCAACTGTTTAGGTTCAGAGCATCGGTAAAACAGACTTTATttttagaggtgagccagcctcggactaaaaatgtttttgataaaatacaaaaaacttttcaattttaattctaaTTCACATAtgctttttcatattttaaccAGATCCATTTTTCTTGGACTTAGGCATTTCTTCCAACGAACATTTCATTCATGAGGTCAGAATGGTGAATTTTCTGATTGTTACCGTATGATCATTTTAGGTCATGGTTGTCAGAAACCGTTACATCCTCAATGGAGCTCGTAATGCAAGCGTCGATTTTGGTGCAAACTGTGCCGCATTGTGTTACGGCTTTCATGAACAAGCTCACGGTGTCTTCGGTCAAAAAACCTTATTTCGAAAAGATAAGTAAGTATCTCTAAAACTCCCACTACATGAAGGTAATGCGGATAAAAATGTACCATTGGTTCGATAGTATAAAATTAATTCACCATATGATGAACAGTATACAATGGAATATATTGCTGTTTGATGGTTGCTTATATTGTATTCATACTTTGGATACAATATGGCAACATATTTAGCTAATATGACAATATTTACAatacaacatttaaaaaaaatcttaaagttGCATTTTAGCAATACAGTCAAtgttcgctaattgggttttCTTTAGTTGAAGCACAATTTAGTTGGGGGTTTGTTATTtagggcgaaacccaattaaaaactcatagcccaatcgggttgtacgcaaacgtgacgtaggactacgtagctatacgaaatggatggtatttgtaatcatagtttgtgtctctttctctttcgaagagcaaaacttaatcgtttggcgacgacagaaagttgccctttaGTAGTAGAATAATAGGCGCGCGTTGAaaggagatgatgcaataagtTTGTTCGAATGACTGTCATCAGTtgtaataagaaaaataatCTATAAATTTGTTTAAATGAATAACTGACTGCATTTAAACGCTTGTCGGCACTTTGCGCTGAAAATTTCAgaccgccactcgatgatttttcgctaagcctccaccatcttcttcttcttcttctatcttcttcttctatatacataaaaatgaatttctgtctgtctgacccttatagactctgaaacgactgaaccgatcggcgtgaaaatttgtatggaggggtttttggggccggggaaggttcttaagatgattcgaagcccctcccctctttggaaaggggggctcccatacaaatgaaccagcaatttctgcataactcgagaacttatcagacaaaaaatcaattttaggcgaaacaaagttcgtcgggtctgctagtttggaataaattttcagcattgccactgctacccacgccttcgtgctgctgtgtccgttcCGCTCAAATTTTGTCAAACCGCTCTTTACGGAagcccgatcaaaatggctcgcgcacgccggaaagcagcttttttgactaactaactaactaacttaAACTAAGCACGTTAGCCCCgtccctttgtgatctgatatgggtgtaaatataatgtgcattCATAACGTTTAAtaaaggggggagggggctaATGGAactacttcattagatataagaaagtcgctttccggcgcgcgcgagctattTTGATCGCGATTCTGCAGACAACGGGCCCGTTCGGAGAATGTaatttgccactgccttgcaagcaGGAGaaaaggcaacaacaaaaataaacaaaagatttaaaaaaaatggttttacgTTATACAAATTAAAACAGGGCACGTTAAATTTTTTTAACGAAGAGTCCTAGTTGGAAAACGCattcaaagtgattttttttgttttgcacttCTTTTCCCAAGCAATGTcgtcaaaaatataaaaaccaaatatacaagaaaggaaAAGCATTCTTAacgctaatcacgccataatctaacacatgagattcaaaataattattaccaatgggaaaaagtatatctttatcgtattttttcaacgaattataactgaaaatccttcttccactcgaaacttacgatctgttcgtaaaaaaaacgttctcaaattgacatttcaatttattatggctcaaattcatctggggggttacttacttgatacttgatgggcaaCAGCTCtttgatgaacctacgccgaatggagtattcttctccactggactcgatcctgggtcaatcgcttccagtctccctgaacattgagcgccctcaggtcctcttcaactgcaaaaagccattgtgtacgcggccttccacgaagcctgcggcatCTTCCGGGTTATCTActtaatattatcttcgcttgacgttcttccggcatacgaacaacgtgaccagcccaccgtagtctgccgtgttgtataagcttaataatatccagccctttatacacctggtacaattcgtggttcatgcgacgccgccagataccgttctcctgtttaccgccgagtattgtccgcagcaccttacgctcaaacactccgaaagctctccgatcagcctcctttaaggtcactcctgacggaatccaagtttcaaagtgctcgcgttttcgggggcacaccactcgatacggaagcaacgcacaactgccatttttattttttcacgcatgctgcgacgcagcaaaactaaatcaagaaaaatgacagttgtgcgttgcttccgtatcgagtggagtgcccccgaaaatgcgagcactttgaaacttggattccgtcaggagtgaccttaacgtcCATGATTTATGGCCGTATAatgccaccggaagaatcagagtagtatacagcgcaagtattgttttcgtttgcagactacgggacttaagctggttaccaAGTccataataagccctatttgcagctgcaatacgccctttcacctcgcgggtaacatcattatcgcacgtcactaatgttccaagatacacaaattcttctaccactttttcaccatccagcaccatttcgctaccaccaccactaatgaacccacgttgattgtcagcgaccatgtacttcgttttgctggtattgattgtgagtccaatcctcgctgtctccctcttaaaaggcacaaaagcctcttccacggcacggcgatcaatctcgataatatcgtccgcaaatcccaggagcatatgcgatcttgtgataatggtaccgcatctttgcacaccagttttcctaatcgctccctcgagcgctatattgaacagtagattcgcgagtgcatcaccctgctttaatccatccaaggtaacaaatgacgtcgatatttcatccgcaacccttacacttgatttctatccatccaacgttatacgaatcagccgtatcagtttcgccggaaaaccattttccgccttgaaatcaataaacagatgattttgtacgccgaattaaggagggttattcctcggtaattggcgcactccagtctgtgccctttcttaaagagagggcaaatgaggccgtccaaccagctagcagaaatttcctcgtcttcccatattttcgacataatatggtgcagaccTACAttaagctgctcactgccatgtttgagaagttcagccgggagctggtccttccccgcagccttattgtttttcagctctttaatagcttttttaacctcatctagtgttggtgactccacagcttgtctatcgtcgctaatatttattctgttcaccgatgcaccgtcacttccactattcaacaaagtttcgaagtgttgcttccacctggcagccacttcggttttatctgtcagcaaattcccttgttggtcgttgcacatgacgggagatggcgctgtctttctctgcacgccattgacagactcataaaacctccgcatatcgttttgctccattttttcctgcgcaatactaataacttgttcttcgtactcttttttcttcctgcgttgggttcgtttttcggctgctcttgcttccttgtaacgatctctattcgatcgggtacccgacaccaacattcggcttctggcaatgtacttctcgtctgtcactctctgacactccacatcgcaccaacccgtcctgggtcgcctctgtgcagtgcctaccacttctcgtgctttGGGGCTTACCGCTCCATGGATCAAtttccatagatcgttgatgttatcgctaacgttgattgcacttatccattcgtcgagcttctggcagtactcagccgatactccttccgtcGACAattgctggatattgtaacgcaccgttcgctgtgatctttcgttcgatacagttgacaaccgttaTCGAATTTTActtacaacgaggtagtgatcagagtcaatgtttggacctctgaatgtccgcacatcgataacatccgagaaatg
Encoded proteins:
- the LOC134206437 gene encoding mucin-5AC-like, whose protein sequence is MPDVIEQESIGKSSAIYQLMPMLDDNGLLRERDRIGAVKKVCILAKGNQQFNYYPMKIPAIDICTFTRVFWPDYIEYYKSYVDNIIAVGECPIEPRQTRVNKHILDAKMFPPYMPAGLWKLYVNFNNDADVKCHVSDIQLNLENDGSMLKKMFRMDKNVINVNHKTEINGDEAIKYEEKSKIRSLKGTPDTEANISANSPLLGMLKSMQTLQSSSDAVEYEINDSSLNVIPAERFVRQLPPEVSQDSLLQLLGTQIANALESNSGQQIQNITSQIATGFSNVTNQVAEGFSNATNSITSNSDINASLQSQLLQLINSLGTAINSSTSQSDSPTKVVSQDSIFQQIGSQLSNAATNATSSGINLLQPIGSQVQNVTNQLTGAIPNAANISTITTGSEIQNQLLQLINSLGINTTNAINQQSDSKPSGVSQDSIFSQIVNSASSALGSLATQFQNASAQAAAGLTNVSNSITDSINSASSSGSDPLSVITSQIGSVGAQITGGISNVTNAIAESNLSVNNSTILTALQNQLETLLNSSISNTTTTTTESSTDTSSSTSTTTTGASNDPIFLAPFQTISTSLSNATSGLIPNISSETFNQIVDALKPSAIQGQLQGIGSQLEANIPIISNDEGILSTISQNILNWNNVNNLLLPSNLLSSTNNNVNPAPLPLMCPDCTPSCGKTNPEARVAGGTLLSPTNTYPWTARILYFGTDIGQGTLINDRAVITTATIIRTIPIYSAVTVLFNVFDKSSTTEQRLERNAINVFTPKLYNPANIYDFNIGIIRLATPVTLTSTFMPICLPKYYDSIGGTSGSLIGWGAQTLTGQTSDTPREVSIPLYTDRECQLSNSNLTTNNLCGGVVKPAPTAAIKATCKGDDGAALMYPSRTDATVLTLLGVAIDVPGQGCGETNQLSVFSKVYNNLDFIVLYGAGCGC